From Glycine soja cultivar W05 chromosome 4, ASM419377v2, whole genome shotgun sequence, the proteins below share one genomic window:
- the LOC114409359 gene encoding uncharacterized protein At4g26450-like isoform X2, with product MQARQRSPRGFYASEYRQQRDGGLGRGRRGGGACGSDIFVEAGRLAAEYLVSQGQLPPNALPPPKWQNHKTPAEGGRQSALARLGSADGRRKLGGFDEFGQKGGRRRGSFSRSNGMDWGREYRRNGSWSDRFRGGAVDVRDGEDDDYESGGFSVRHQDEEDQHQYQQQQHQNSVDDASMKSNSNLNEFAPRSEDGGDLNDKDGDKERVNAELMGVKQSGIGKDVSDVDMEVGVGNDLESVSVGVKEVKDGSGGDDDSERLRNVSDQWSDQENSSSGGVVADLVSLCKSVKVPTRTRSSVTRKNLKAGNNGDRSGTAQDVGDLQGAEEVVPENESVKGSSSGDLLGEKSYDIVYVDVDVAEVEPVHATEDVKELDAVCKAEEVLSLGCQSGQDRGFMQDTNQESGATLPGYGGCSSLAEEHGEKRVAENDDDVREDNKKLREWVPSLVPKTGGGGYFLHSNPIEVKESSGEDEISHIDKVTIASDQGRLMSSGSQFTEGDRPFLQCSEEKPSLPSSFRTCDLNLIEASEVHENHVDHPVLLYPPAVSETKKAVPIDIDLTMSHASVSGKFNTHATNGKEIEVIDLENDDSIQEEKSINSMDRKTETMFPGLEGFSNHAQNAADMHDVQDGYGLMISELLGPDFPNCTSVPGDINSVHNEMSLHGGTGTLAEDDSIYMSLGELSMPDFY from the exons ATGCAGGCGAGACAACGGAGTCCGCGAGGGTTTTACGCGTCGGAGTACCGCCAGCAGCGTGACGGGGGGCTGGGAAGAGGCCGGAGAGGCGGAGGTGCCTGTGGCAGCGACATTTTCGTCGAGGCAGGGCGACTCGCGGCAGAGTATTTGGTCTCCCAGGGGCAGCTGCCGCCCAACGCGCTGCCGCCGCCCAAGTGGCAGAACCACAAGACTCCGGCAGAGGGCGGGCGGCAGTCGGCGCTGGCGCGGCTCGGGAGTGCTGACGGGAGGAGGAAATTGGGTGGGTTTGATGAGTTCGGGCAGAAGGGGGGGAGGAGGAGGGGGAGTTTCAGCAGGAGCAATGGGATGGATTGGGGGAGAGAGTATAGGAGGAACGGTTCTTGGTCTGATAGGTTTCGCGGAGGTGCCGTGGATGTTAGGGATGGTGAGGATGATGATTATGAGAGTGGTGGATTTAGTGTTAGACACCAGGATGAGGAGGATCAGCACCAGTACCAGCAGCAGCAGCATCAGAATAGTGTTGATGATGCTTCCATGAAATCAAATTCGAATTTGAATGAATTTGCGCCGAGGAGTGAGGATGGTGGTGATTTGAATGATAAGGATGGGGATAAGGAGAGGGTGAATGCTGAATTGATGGGGGTGAAGCAGAGTGGTATAGGGAAAGATGTGAGTGATGTGGATATGGAGGTTGGTGTTGGAAATGATTTGGAGAGTGTGAGCGTTGGGGTTAAGGAGGTGAAGGATGGGAGTGGTGGCGATGATGATAGTGAGAGATTGAGGAATGTGTCTGATCAGTGGAGTGATCAGGAGAATAGTAGCTCTGGCGGGGTTGTTGCTGATTTGGTTTCTTTGTGCAAGTCTGTTAAGGTGCCCACCAGGACGCGCTCTTCGGTTACGCGCAAGAATTTGAAGGCTGGGAATAATGGAGATAGGAGTGGGACTGCACAAGATGTTGGGGATCTTCAAGGAGCTGAGGAAGTGGTGCCTGAAAATGAGTCTGTTAAAGGCTCCTCATCGGGTGATTTGCTAggtgagaaaagttatgataTAGTATATGTTGACGTAGATGTTGCCGAGGTAGAACCTGTTCATGCTACTGAGGATGTGAAAGAATTAGATGCTGTGTGTAAAGCCGAGGAAGTTCTATCTTTAGGATGCCAATCTGGTCAGGATAGAGGTTTTATGCAGGATACCAACCAAGAGTCTGGTGCTACACTACCGGGGTATGGAGGTTGCAGTTCCTTGGCTGAGGAACACGGTGAAAAACGTGTTGccgaaaatgatgatgatgtgagGGAGGACAACAAGAAGCTGAGAGAATGGGTGCCTTCCCTTGTTCCTAAGACTGGGGGTGGGGGGTACTTTCTGCATAGTAACCCAATTGAAGTGAAAGAGAGCTCAGGAGAAGATGAAATTTCACATATTGACAAAGTGACTATAGCTTCTGATCAGGGGAGACTGATGAGTAGTGGTTCTCAGTTCACAGAAGGAGATAGACCCTTTCTTCAATGTTCAGAGGAGAAGCCTTCTTTGCCGAGTTCGTTTAGAACTTGTGATCTGAATCTCATTGAAGCGTCTGAAGTGCATGAAAATCATGTTGATCATCCAGTTCTGCTGTACCCCCCTGCAGTTTCTGAAACAAAGAAAGCTGTGCCAATTGACATAGATCTGACCATGAGTCATGCTAGTGTATCAGGGAAATTCAATACTCATGCAACAAATGGCAAAGAGATTGAAGTAATTGATTTAGAAAATGATGATTCCATTCAAGAAGAGAAGTCAATCAACAGTATGGATAGAAA GACAGAGACTATGTTTCCTGGCCTTGAAGGTTTTTCCAACCATGCTCAAAATGCTGCTGACATGCATGATGTTCAGGATGGATATGGGCTTATGATATCAGAGTTGCTTGGGCCAGATTTCCCTAACTGTACTTCAGTACCTGGTGACATAAACTCTGTGCACAATGAAATGAGCCTTCATGGTGGAACG GGGACACTTGCTGAGGATGATTCCATATATATGTCACTTGGAGAACTAAGTATGCCAGATTTTTATTAa
- the LOC114409359 gene encoding uncharacterized protein At4g26450-like isoform X1: MQARQRSPRGFYASEYRQQRDGGLGRGRRGGGACGSDIFVEAGRLAAEYLVSQGQLPPNALPPPKWQNHKTPAEGGRQSALARLGSADGRRKLGGFDEFGQKGGRRRGSFSRSNGMDWGREYRRNGSWSDRFRGGAVDVRDGEDDDYESGGFSVRHQDEEDQHQYQQQQHQNSVDDASMKSNSNLNEFAPRSEDGGDLNDKDGDKERVNAELMGVKQSGIGKDVSDVDMEVGVGNDLESVSVGVKEVKDGSGGDDDSERLRNVSDQWSDQENSSSGGVVADLVSLCKSVKVPTRTRSSVTRKNLKAGNNGDRSGTAQDVGDLQGAEEVVPENESVKGSSSGDLLGEKSYDIVYVDVDVAEVEPVHATEDVKELDAVCKAEEVLSLGCQSGQDRGFMQDTNQESGATLPGYGGCSSLAEEHGEKRVAENDDDVREDNKKLREWVPSLVPKTGGGGYFLHSNPIEVKESSGEDEISHIDKVTIASDQGRLMSSGSQFTEGDRPFLQCSEEKPSLPSSFRTCDLNLIEASEVHENHVDHPVLLYPPAVSETKKAVPIDIDLTMSHASVSGKFNTHATNGKEIEVIDLENDDSIQEEKSINSMDRKTETMFPGLEGFSNHAQNAADMHDVQDGYGLMISELLGPDFPNCTSVPGDINSVHNEMSLHGGTGTLAEDDSIYMSLGELSFLRPWEQPPSQDYQKHF, encoded by the exons ATGCAGGCGAGACAACGGAGTCCGCGAGGGTTTTACGCGTCGGAGTACCGCCAGCAGCGTGACGGGGGGCTGGGAAGAGGCCGGAGAGGCGGAGGTGCCTGTGGCAGCGACATTTTCGTCGAGGCAGGGCGACTCGCGGCAGAGTATTTGGTCTCCCAGGGGCAGCTGCCGCCCAACGCGCTGCCGCCGCCCAAGTGGCAGAACCACAAGACTCCGGCAGAGGGCGGGCGGCAGTCGGCGCTGGCGCGGCTCGGGAGTGCTGACGGGAGGAGGAAATTGGGTGGGTTTGATGAGTTCGGGCAGAAGGGGGGGAGGAGGAGGGGGAGTTTCAGCAGGAGCAATGGGATGGATTGGGGGAGAGAGTATAGGAGGAACGGTTCTTGGTCTGATAGGTTTCGCGGAGGTGCCGTGGATGTTAGGGATGGTGAGGATGATGATTATGAGAGTGGTGGATTTAGTGTTAGACACCAGGATGAGGAGGATCAGCACCAGTACCAGCAGCAGCAGCATCAGAATAGTGTTGATGATGCTTCCATGAAATCAAATTCGAATTTGAATGAATTTGCGCCGAGGAGTGAGGATGGTGGTGATTTGAATGATAAGGATGGGGATAAGGAGAGGGTGAATGCTGAATTGATGGGGGTGAAGCAGAGTGGTATAGGGAAAGATGTGAGTGATGTGGATATGGAGGTTGGTGTTGGAAATGATTTGGAGAGTGTGAGCGTTGGGGTTAAGGAGGTGAAGGATGGGAGTGGTGGCGATGATGATAGTGAGAGATTGAGGAATGTGTCTGATCAGTGGAGTGATCAGGAGAATAGTAGCTCTGGCGGGGTTGTTGCTGATTTGGTTTCTTTGTGCAAGTCTGTTAAGGTGCCCACCAGGACGCGCTCTTCGGTTACGCGCAAGAATTTGAAGGCTGGGAATAATGGAGATAGGAGTGGGACTGCACAAGATGTTGGGGATCTTCAAGGAGCTGAGGAAGTGGTGCCTGAAAATGAGTCTGTTAAAGGCTCCTCATCGGGTGATTTGCTAggtgagaaaagttatgataTAGTATATGTTGACGTAGATGTTGCCGAGGTAGAACCTGTTCATGCTACTGAGGATGTGAAAGAATTAGATGCTGTGTGTAAAGCCGAGGAAGTTCTATCTTTAGGATGCCAATCTGGTCAGGATAGAGGTTTTATGCAGGATACCAACCAAGAGTCTGGTGCTACACTACCGGGGTATGGAGGTTGCAGTTCCTTGGCTGAGGAACACGGTGAAAAACGTGTTGccgaaaatgatgatgatgtgagGGAGGACAACAAGAAGCTGAGAGAATGGGTGCCTTCCCTTGTTCCTAAGACTGGGGGTGGGGGGTACTTTCTGCATAGTAACCCAATTGAAGTGAAAGAGAGCTCAGGAGAAGATGAAATTTCACATATTGACAAAGTGACTATAGCTTCTGATCAGGGGAGACTGATGAGTAGTGGTTCTCAGTTCACAGAAGGAGATAGACCCTTTCTTCAATGTTCAGAGGAGAAGCCTTCTTTGCCGAGTTCGTTTAGAACTTGTGATCTGAATCTCATTGAAGCGTCTGAAGTGCATGAAAATCATGTTGATCATCCAGTTCTGCTGTACCCCCCTGCAGTTTCTGAAACAAAGAAAGCTGTGCCAATTGACATAGATCTGACCATGAGTCATGCTAGTGTATCAGGGAAATTCAATACTCATGCAACAAATGGCAAAGAGATTGAAGTAATTGATTTAGAAAATGATGATTCCATTCAAGAAGAGAAGTCAATCAACAGTATGGATAGAAA GACAGAGACTATGTTTCCTGGCCTTGAAGGTTTTTCCAACCATGCTCAAAATGCTGCTGACATGCATGATGTTCAGGATGGATATGGGCTTATGATATCAGAGTTGCTTGGGCCAGATTTCCCTAACTGTACTTCAGTACCTGGTGACATAAACTCTGTGCACAATGAAATGAGCCTTCATGGTGGAACG GGGACACTTGCTGAGGATGATTCCATATATATGTCACTTGGAGAACTAA GCTTTTTGCGGCCATGGGAGCAACCTCCATCGCAGGATTATCAGAAACACTTTTGA